From Passer domesticus isolate bPasDom1 chromosome 5, bPasDom1.hap1, whole genome shotgun sequence, the proteins below share one genomic window:
- the LOC135301926 gene encoding prolactin-like isoform X1: MAAAPARAAGRAGERRAAGWGRSGTPRHSAPDAAALSADGIAALALLWLLVCAPGDAGCHPLTVADLFDRVIRHSGRIHSLSTALYAELEKHFPPRDNELGRPARKCHTSGMLTPNGKEYAQKIPREELTHVILKLLQAWKEPLSHFNQHIEHHQELPDDSLNKAKQISNMVHELKTGVEKVTEKMQSMGIISNSLNGMASSEGTGLSISNEANMMSDSDFIHCFRRDSNKVQSYLKILKCRIMPPNTC; the protein is encoded by the exons AtggccgcggccccggcccgcgcGGCGGGGCGAGCAG gtgagcggcgggcggcgggctGGGGGCGATCGGGCACACCCCGACATTCCGCGCCCGACGCCGCCGCCCTCTCCGCAGACGGGATTgcggcgctggcgctgctgtggctgctggtcTGCGCTCCGGGGGACGCCGGCTGTCACCCCCTGACCGTGGCCGATCTCTTCGACCGGGTGATCCGGCACTCGGGCAGGATCCACAGCCTCTCCACGGCGCTCTACGCCGAGCTG GAAAAACACTTTCCTCCCCGCGACAACGAGCTGGGAAGGCCCGCTCGGAAGTGCCACACGTCGGGGATGCTGACCCCCAACGGCAAAGAATACGCCCAAAAAATCCCG AGAGAAGAACTAACTCACGTGATACTGAAACTTCTGCAAGCCTGGAAAGAACCACTTTCCCACTTTAACCAGCATATTGAGCACCATCAAGAGCTACCTGATGACAGCCTTAACAAAGCTAAGCAAATCAGCAATATGGTACATGAGCTGAAGACTGGAGTCGAGAAAGTAACAGAAAAG ATGCAGTCAATGGGGATCATCAGCAATTCATTAAATGGAATGGCGTCATCTGAAGGAACTGGTTTATCAATTAGTAATGAAGCAAACATGATGAGTGACTCTGATTTCATTCACTGTTTTAGGAGAGATTCCAATAAAGTACAAAGCTACTTAAAAATTCTCAAATGTAGGATTATGCCACCAAATACTTGCTAA
- the LOC135301926 gene encoding prolactin-like isoform X4, which produces MAAAPARAAGRADGIAALALLWLLVCAPGDAGCHPLTVADLFDRVIRHSGRIHSLSTALYAELEKHFPPRDNELGRPARKCHTSGMLTPNGKEYAQKIPREELTHVILKLLQAWKEPLSHFNQHIEHHQELPDDSLNKAKQISNMVHELKTGVEKVTEKMQSMGIISNSLNGMASSEGTGLSISNEANMMSDSDFIHCFRRDSNKVQSYLKILKCRIMPPNTC; this is translated from the exons AtggccgcggccccggcccgcgcGGCGGGGCGAGCAG ACGGGATTgcggcgctggcgctgctgtggctgctggtcTGCGCTCCGGGGGACGCCGGCTGTCACCCCCTGACCGTGGCCGATCTCTTCGACCGGGTGATCCGGCACTCGGGCAGGATCCACAGCCTCTCCACGGCGCTCTACGCCGAGCTG GAAAAACACTTTCCTCCCCGCGACAACGAGCTGGGAAGGCCCGCTCGGAAGTGCCACACGTCGGGGATGCTGACCCCCAACGGCAAAGAATACGCCCAAAAAATCCCG AGAGAAGAACTAACTCACGTGATACTGAAACTTCTGCAAGCCTGGAAAGAACCACTTTCCCACTTTAACCAGCATATTGAGCACCATCAAGAGCTACCTGATGACAGCCTTAACAAAGCTAAGCAAATCAGCAATATGGTACATGAGCTGAAGACTGGAGTCGAGAAAGTAACAGAAAAG ATGCAGTCAATGGGGATCATCAGCAATTCATTAAATGGAATGGCGTCATCTGAAGGAACTGGTTTATCAATTAGTAATGAAGCAAACATGATGAGTGACTCTGATTTCATTCACTGTTTTAGGAGAGATTCCAATAAAGTACAAAGCTACTTAAAAATTCTCAAATGTAGGATTATGCCACCAAATACTTGCTAA
- the LOC135301926 gene encoding prolactin-like isoform X3, whose translation MAAAPARAAGRAGERRADGIAALALLWLLVCAPGDAGCHPLTVADLFDRVIRHSGRIHSLSTALYAELEKHFPPRDNELGRPARKCHTSGMLTPNGKEYAQKIPREELTHVILKLLQAWKEPLSHFNQHIEHHQELPDDSLNKAKQISNMVHELKTGVEKVTEKMQSMGIISNSLNGMASSEGTGLSISNEANMMSDSDFIHCFRRDSNKVQSYLKILKCRIMPPNTC comes from the exons AtggccgcggccccggcccgcgcGGCGGGGCGAGCAGGTgagcggcgagcag ACGGGATTgcggcgctggcgctgctgtggctgctggtcTGCGCTCCGGGGGACGCCGGCTGTCACCCCCTGACCGTGGCCGATCTCTTCGACCGGGTGATCCGGCACTCGGGCAGGATCCACAGCCTCTCCACGGCGCTCTACGCCGAGCTG GAAAAACACTTTCCTCCCCGCGACAACGAGCTGGGAAGGCCCGCTCGGAAGTGCCACACGTCGGGGATGCTGACCCCCAACGGCAAAGAATACGCCCAAAAAATCCCG AGAGAAGAACTAACTCACGTGATACTGAAACTTCTGCAAGCCTGGAAAGAACCACTTTCCCACTTTAACCAGCATATTGAGCACCATCAAGAGCTACCTGATGACAGCCTTAACAAAGCTAAGCAAATCAGCAATATGGTACATGAGCTGAAGACTGGAGTCGAGAAAGTAACAGAAAAG ATGCAGTCAATGGGGATCATCAGCAATTCATTAAATGGAATGGCGTCATCTGAAGGAACTGGTTTATCAATTAGTAATGAAGCAAACATGATGAGTGACTCTGATTTCATTCACTGTTTTAGGAGAGATTCCAATAAAGTACAAAGCTACTTAAAAATTCTCAAATGTAGGATTATGCCACCAAATACTTGCTAA
- the LOC135301926 gene encoding prolactin-like isoform X2, whose amino-acid sequence MAAAPARAAGRAGERRAGERRADGIAALALLWLLVCAPGDAGCHPLTVADLFDRVIRHSGRIHSLSTALYAELEKHFPPRDNELGRPARKCHTSGMLTPNGKEYAQKIPREELTHVILKLLQAWKEPLSHFNQHIEHHQELPDDSLNKAKQISNMVHELKTGVEKVTEKMQSMGIISNSLNGMASSEGTGLSISNEANMMSDSDFIHCFRRDSNKVQSYLKILKCRIMPPNTC is encoded by the exons AtggccgcggccccggcccgcgcGGCGGGGCGAGCAGGTgagcggcgagcaggtgagcggcgagcag ACGGGATTgcggcgctggcgctgctgtggctgctggtcTGCGCTCCGGGGGACGCCGGCTGTCACCCCCTGACCGTGGCCGATCTCTTCGACCGGGTGATCCGGCACTCGGGCAGGATCCACAGCCTCTCCACGGCGCTCTACGCCGAGCTG GAAAAACACTTTCCTCCCCGCGACAACGAGCTGGGAAGGCCCGCTCGGAAGTGCCACACGTCGGGGATGCTGACCCCCAACGGCAAAGAATACGCCCAAAAAATCCCG AGAGAAGAACTAACTCACGTGATACTGAAACTTCTGCAAGCCTGGAAAGAACCACTTTCCCACTTTAACCAGCATATTGAGCACCATCAAGAGCTACCTGATGACAGCCTTAACAAAGCTAAGCAAATCAGCAATATGGTACATGAGCTGAAGACTGGAGTCGAGAAAGTAACAGAAAAG ATGCAGTCAATGGGGATCATCAGCAATTCATTAAATGGAATGGCGTCATCTGAAGGAACTGGTTTATCAATTAGTAATGAAGCAAACATGATGAGTGACTCTGATTTCATTCACTGTTTTAGGAGAGATTCCAATAAAGTACAAAGCTACTTAAAAATTCTCAAATGTAGGATTATGCCACCAAATACTTGCTAA